A window of the Scleropages formosus chromosome 21, fSclFor1.1, whole genome shotgun sequence genome harbors these coding sequences:
- the hdhd5 gene encoding haloacid dehalogenase-like hydrolase domain-containing 5, with protein sequence MAEFLPKLNHVFKFGWQLLKSSTSSLPRKSQRLSSATPRHYSHGQPSFGLLFDIDGVLVRGRTPIPAAKQCFRNLVDGNGKYRVPVVFVTNAGNCMRQTKAEQLSHLLEVEVSPDQVMLSHSPLRMFSHFHRKCVLVSGQGPVTEVAHNLGFHNVVTIDMLREAYPLLDVVDHNRRPKDVLPPTRELPLIEAVILFGEPIRWETNLQLIVDVLLTNGQPGNPVSSLHYPHIPVLACNMDLMWMAEAKNPRFGHGMFLVCLENIYKKITGHELKYEALIGKPSVITYNYAELLVRQQAESLGWAEPVERLYAIGDNPMADIYGANLYNRYLQASQETRAQAQVKGGVTEVTEAWQGLCLGTPHDVGCLPEACLSILVCTGVYSRDEQDLPSDPQQTVTERIFHGHRDFRFDPSLTQPSFVVQDVREAVELIFQQEGCPLE encoded by the exons ATGGCAGAGTTTCTTCCCAAGTtaaatcatgtttttaaatttggcTGGCAGCTGCTAAAATCCAGCACTTCCTCCCTTCCTCGCAAGTCACAACGCCTTTCGTCCGCGACTCCACGCCACTATTCTCAC GGCCAGCCGTCGTTCGGGCTCCTCTTCGACATCGATGGGGTTCTGGTGCGAGGAAGGACACCGATTCCCGCTGCGAAGCAGTGCTTCAGGAATCTGGTCGACGGGAACGGGAAGTACCGGGTTCCGGTGGTCTTTGTGACAAATGCTGGGAACTGCATGAGACAGACCAAAGCGGAGCAGTTGTCCCACTTGCTGGAGGTTGAG GTGTCTCCAGACCAGGTCATGCTATCCCACAGTCCCTTGCGGATGTTCAGCCATTTCCACAGGAAGTGTGTCCTGGTGTCGGGGCAGGGTCCTGTGACAGAAGTGGCCCACAA TTTGGGCTTCCACAACGTGGTGACTATCGACATGCTGAGGGAGGCCTACCCGCTGCTGGATGTGGTCGACCATAATCGTAGACCAAAAGATGTG CTGCCTCCTACCAGGGAACTACCTCTCATTGAAG CGGTGATTCTGTTTGGGGAGCCAATCCGATGGGAGACAAACCTGCAGCTGATTGTAGATGTTCTTCTGACCAACGGACAGCCAGGGAACCCCGTGAGCTCACTGCATTACCCTCACATTCCTGTGCTGGCTTGCAACATGGATCTCATGTGGATGGCAGAGGCCAAAAACCCCAG GTTTGGTCACGGCATGTTTCTAGTGTGTTTGGAGAACATCTACAAGAAGATCACTGGTCATGAATTGAAGTATGAAGCCTTGATTGGGAAGCCCAGCGTGATCACATACAACTATGCAGAGCTGCTAGTCCGCCAGCAGGCTGAGAGTTTGGGTTGGGCTGAGCCTGTCGAGAGGCTTTATGCCATTGG gGACAACCCCATGGCAGACATTTATGGCGCCAACTTATACAACCGTTACCTGCAGGCGTCACAGGAGACCCGAGCACAGGCCCAGGTGAAAGGGGGCGTGACTGAGGTGACAGAGGCATGGCAGGGGCTGTGCCTAGGGACCCCCCACGATGTAGGCTGTCTTCCAGAGGCCTGCTTGTCCATCCTCGTATGCACTGGCGTCTACAGCAGGGACGAGCAGGACCTGCCTTCAGACCCCCAGCAGACAGTGACGGAGCGCATCTTCCACGGCCATCGCGACTTCCGCTTTGACCCCAGCCTGACCCAGCCCTCCTTCGTTGTGCAGGATGTCCGTGAAGCTGTGGAGCTCATATTCCAGCAGGAGGGTTGCCCGCTGGAATAG
- the ccdc77 gene encoding coiled-coil domain-containing protein 77, translating to MPLRSPPTRDRELSFRCGDRTPGQKADSPLPPISERLAYLRPSRELLEFYRQKVAQFDGEHDDLLRLLEKYRSTAEDQHKLQWELRQRESEIAELQKALSDMQVYLFQEREHALRLYAENDRLKIRELEDRKKIQHLLALVGPDVEEVTYFHREPPHKVTIAQKTLQPSVRGQKKTEGAETRRKVLRSAKDEDATVSAEQYKKNNQTLHLQVEALQAQMEEQTRLAKEQAETLLEDRRIHIEEGQVQHQRDQDRISALTDKLHHTQNLLYESTRDFLQLKFEMRAQEKGWMTEKDKLLRELDACQERLREGRDPERSSLHLATAVSEQESRLVQKEELKALREELKQVHRLADMYREQCVGLESELAQIREEGDVGREIFKERSDKMAKRLHVMTQRYEALEKRRAMEVEGFRNDIKQLRQKLKDVEKQLFKVALNIGPNQDLAILHEVRQTNTRTRKVQDDLKALKAKIYGLENELRYC from the exons ATGCCATTGCGGTCTCCACCGACAAGAGATAGAGAGCTAAGTTTTCGCTG CGGTGATCGTACCCCTGGACAGAAGGCTGACTCCCCCTTGCCCCCGATCAGCGAGCGCCTGGCCTACCTGCGACCTTCGCGAGAACTGCTGGAGTTTTACCGGCAAAAGGTGGCACAGTTCGATGGCGAGCATGACGACCTCCTGCGGTTGCTGGAGAAGTACAGGTCCACAGCTGAAGATCAG CACAAGCTTCAGTGGGAGTTGAGACAACGGGAGAGTGAAATCGCCGAGCTTCAGAAGGCCCTGAGCGACATGCAGGTCTACCTCTTCCAGGAAAGGGAGCATGCGCTCAGGCTGTATGCTGAGAATGACAGGCTCAAGATCAG ggagctggaggacaGGAAGAAAATCCAGCATCTTCTTGCTCTGGTGGGACCAGATGTAGAAGAGGTCACCTACTTTCACCGGGAGCCACCGCACAAGGTCACCATCGCTCAGAAGACTCTCCAGCCCAGTGTTCGGGGacagaaaaagacagaaggAGCAG AAACACGCCGGAAAGTTTTAAGGTCAGCAAAGGATGAAGATGCTACAGTCAGCGCTGAGCAGTACAAGAAGAATAACCAGACATTACACCTGCAG GTGGAGGCATTACAGGCCCAGATGGAGGAGCAGACTCGTCTGGCCAAGGAGCAGGCGGAAACACTGCTGGAGGACCGGAGGATCCACATAGAGGAGGGGCAGGTGCAGCACCAGAGAGACCAAGATAGGATCTCTGCGCTTACAGACAA GTTGCATCACACCCAGAATCTGCTGTATGAGAGCACAAGGGACTTCCTGCAGCTCAAGTTTGAGATGAGGGCCCAGGAGAAGGGTTGGATGACAGAAAAGGACAAGCTGCTCCGTGAACTGGATGCCTGCCAGGAAAGACTGAGGGAGGGGCGTGATCCAGAGCGCAGTAGCCTACATCTCGCCACAGCTGTTTCTGAACAAGAGTCACGCCTGGTGCAGAAAGAGGAGTTgaag GCCCTTCGGGAAGAACTGAAACAGGTGCACCGACTAGCAGACATGTACAGGGAGCAGTGTGTGGGTTTGGAGTCAGAGCTGGCACAGATCAGAGAAGAGGGTGATGTGGGCAGAGAAATATTTAAG GAACGCTCTGACAAGATGGCCAAGCGGCTCCATGTGATGACACAGCGTTATGAGGCCCTGGAGAAGAGGAGGGCCATGGAGGTGGAGGGCTTCAGGAATGATATCAAACAGTTGCGGCAGAAGCTGAAGGATGtagaaaaacagctttttaag GTGGCATTGAACATTGGGCCGAATCAGGACTTGGCCATTCTTCACGAGGTTCGCCAAACCAACACACGCACCAGGAAGGTGCAGGATGACTTGAAGGCACTGAAGGCCAAGATCTATGGGTTGGAGAATGAGCTGCGATACTGTTGA